The Deltaproteobacteria bacterium genome segment GGCCGCGCCCGTGGCGGCGAAGACCTTGAGTGCGACGCCGATCGCGGTGTGAACGCCGGAGGGGTAGATGTGCAGACCGAGCCAAACGGTGGGCGTTTCGGGAGCAGGCGGCGGCACGAAGGGAAGCCAGAGGGTCACGGCGGCGATGACGGGCAGAACGATGAGCACGCGCGCGCCGCCGGCGCGCCAACTCGCCCGCCATGCAACGCCGAGGCACACGAGAAAAAGAATGTTCATCACCAGCGCGGCGTGACGCGACGCAGGCGTCGCGACGCACACGGCCAGAACGCCCAGAAGCGCCAGCACGCGCACGCGCTCGTCCGGCCCCGGCCCATGCGGCGTCGCGGAACTCACGAGCCGCGTTTTCGATTCGCGAGCGTTCGGCTGACGACGATGCCGATCCCGAACGTGGCGAACGTTCCGGCGAGGCCGGCCAGTGCGGTGGACCACCGGGGCGACGCGACGCCGGGTACCGCGTAATCGGGAAGCATGGCCGTCGCGGGGGCGCTATTCGCGGCGTGATCGGCGAACGCGAAATCTTCGGCGACGCGCTCGAGTCCGTCGGGGGCTGAAGATGCGAACGGCGAGGCCACGACAGCCACGGCAGCGGCGACGACGAGCCCGGCGAGCGCGAATCCGATCGTGCGCGTCATGGCGTCACCCATGCGTCGACGGCACCGGGCCGGGAATCCGGAATCAGATCGGGCCGGATCGCGGCGACGGTGGAGATCACCGAGGCGGTGATGGCCGCCTCGATCAGGCCGATCAGCACGTGCCAGCCGAGCATCGCCGGCATGACGAGCCCCCACGGCGCGCGCCCCGACAGCGCGACCTGCGTCGCGCACAGCCCACTCGCGATGAAGACCGAAACCCACCCCGCGAATGCACTAAGTGCGGGCAAGGGGACCGATCGCCCGAAACCGCTCGTTCCGGCGATTCGAAGAATCGCGACGGTCACGAGGGGCGGAACGACGGCCATGTTCAGGATGTTCGCGCCGAGCGCGAGCACGCCGCCATCGGCGAAGAGCAGCGCCTGAATCGCAACCACGAGGGTCATGACGACGATCGCCGCCGAGGGCCCGAGCAGAACCGTGGCGAGCGTCGCTCCCAGAAAGTGGCCGCTCGTGCCCGCCGCGACGGGGATGTTGATCATCTGAGCGGCGAAAACGAATGCCGCGGTCGTTCCGACGAGGGGGACGTGCGCCGGACCGAGTTCGCCGCGAACCTTTTGAAACGCGATGGAAACCGCGGCGATGCCGGTGACGGCGGTCGCGACCGTGACGGGGGCGCTGAGAAACCCATCGGGAATGTGCATGGCGATCCTCGGAACGAAGCCGATATCGAATTGGGCCGCCGCCGCCTACGCGGACGAGCCGATATGAAAATCGCGGCAATCGTAATACCGGCGCCCATTTTCGTCAACGAAAAACTGCATCGGGTCCACGTCTCGGCGTGTTTTTCAGCTAACAATAACGGACGGTTACAAGGTAGCAGAAACATCCGCAAGGTCTTGGAATTGTTGCGAAAACGTTCGCACAGGTCAAATTTTGGCGCTTGATTTCGCCCGGCGAAGGTGCTAAACGGTCCGCAAGTCGGCAAGTCGGGGGGAAGCCGCTCGGTGTTTCCGGCGGTCCGGCGAATCCATAGAAGTAAGAATACCCACAGAAAATGGATTCGCGAGCCCCAGCGAAGGACACGATTCACGAGTTGGGCGTCCCATCGAACGCCCGGGAGGGTCGGCATGGCCGTGCGTGTGGCGATTAACGGATTCGGACGAATCGGGCGCGCGGTTCTGCGCCGCGCGATGGCGACAGGCAAGATCGAGGTGGTGGCGGTCAACGACCTGACCGACACGAAGACGCTGGCTCATCTGTTCAAGTACGACTCGGTGATGGGCACTTACGCCGGTTCCGTCGCCGCCGCGGACGGCCATTTCGTCATCGACGGCAAGAAGGTCGAGGTCCTGTCGGAAAAGGACCCCGCGGCGCTCGACTGGGCGAGCCGCGGGGTGCAGGTCGTGATCGAATCCACAGGGCTTTTTCTCTCCCCGGCCAAGGCATACCAGCATATCAAGGGCGGCGCGAAAAAAGTCATCCTCTCGGCGCCTTCGAAAAAGAGCACGCCCGAGGAATTGGCGAAATTCGGCTACGACAAGGAAGACGTGGACGCCACGTTCGTGCTGGGCGTCAACGACGATCTCTACGACCCGGCGAAACACCACATCGTCAGCAACGCCTCTTGCACCACGAACTGCCTCGCCCCCGTGGCGAAGGTGCTGCACGACAACTTCAAGATCCTCTCGGGGCTCATGACGACGATCCACGCCTACACCAACGACCAGCGCCTGCTCGATCTGCCGCACAAGGATCTGCGCCGGGCTCGCGCGGCGGCGGTGTCGATGATCCCGACCACGACGGGCGCGGCGCGCGCGGTCGGCCTCGTCATCCCCGACCTCAAGGGCAAGCTCGACGGCGGCGCGATTCGCGTGCCCACTCCCAACGTCAGCCTCGTCGATCTCACGGCAACACTCGACAAAGCTACGACAGCCGACGAGGTCAAGGCGGTTATGAAGGCGGCGGCGGAATCGGACCGGATGAAGGGCATCCTTCGTTACGTGGACGAGGAACTCGTCAGCATCGACTTCCAGGGCGATTCGCACAGTTCCGCTTTCGATGCTCCGCTGACGAAGATGATCGGCGACAAATGCGTGAAGATCATGTCGTGGTACGACAACGAGTGGGGCTATTCGTGCCGCGTCGTGGATCTCGCCGAGAAGATGGGAAATTCGCTCTAGTCGGCGGTCGAGCCTCCGCGGGCGGCGACGGAGCGAATCGCGCTTCCTGAAGGACTTCGAGAACGGGGGCGGGCATCGCCCCCTTCTTTGTTATGACAGGCGGACTAACCACGCGGAATCAGCGAGGGAACCATGACCGTCCAGTATATCGATGACCTCGAATTCGCCGGAAAGCGCGTTTTCCTGCGCGCCGACCTCAACGTCCCCCTCGACGAGCACCAGAACATCACCGACGACACACGCATCCAGGCCGTGCTGCCGACGCTCACGTATCTCCTGCGCCATGGGGCGCGCGTGGTCGTGGCGAGCCATTTGGGGCGACCCAAGGACGGCCAGAAGGACCCAAAGTACTCGCTGATGCCGGTTTCCGCGCGGCTCGCGCAACTGCTCGACAAGGATGTGATCCAGGCGCCCGAGGTGATCTCGGACGGCGTGCGTTTTCAGGCGCAGCAGCTCAAGGAAGGCGAGGTGATGGTGCTCGAAAACGTCCGCTTCCATCCGGGCGAAAAGAAAAACGACCCCGAACTCGCGAAGTCCTGGGCCGAGTTCACGGACGCCTACGTCAACGACGCGTTCGGATCGTCGCATCGCGCGCACGCATCGATCGACGCGCTGGCGCGAATCGTTCCGATCAAATGCGCCGGGTTTCTGATGCGCAAGGAATTGCAGTCGTTCAAGCTGGCGCTGGACAAACCGGCGCGCCCCGTGATCGCGATCCTCGGCGGAGCGAAAGTCTCCGACAAGGTCGGCGTCATTCAGAACCTGTTCGACAAGGTGGACGCGATCGTCATCGGCGGCGCAATGGCCTACACGTTTCTCAAGCAACTTGGCGAAAACGTCGGCAAGAGCCTTGTCGAAGAGGGCAAGCTCACACTCGCGGGCGAGATTCTCAAGTCGGCGAAGAGCAAGGGCGTGGCGATTCACCTCCCGACGGATCACGTGGCCGCGACGAAGATCGAAGCCGGCGCGGCGCATCGCGTGGTCGGCGCGGGCGGATTCGCCGAGGATGAAATGGGGCTCGACATCGGACCGGCGACGCGCGAGGCGTTCGCGAAGGTCATCGCCGAGGCGAAGACGGTCATCTGGAACGGCCCGATGGGAGTGTTCGAAATCGAGGAATTCTCGCACGGCACCTTCGCCGTGGCGGCGGCCGTGGCGAAGGCTGACGGCCTCTCCGTGGTCGGCGGCGGCGATTCGGTTTCGGCGATCCACAAATCTGGCGTCGCCGACAAAATCAGTCACATCTCCACGGGCGGCGGCGCGTCGCTCGAGCTGCTCGAAGGCCGCGTTCTGCCCGGCATCGCCGCGCTGGAATCATGAGGAACACATGAGACGCACCATCCTCGCCGGCAACTGAAAGATGAACACCGACCTCGCGTCGGCGCGCGAACTCGCCCGGCAGCTTCGCGCCGCGGTGGGCGACGTCGATGATCGCGATGTCGTGCTGATTCCGCCGTCGCCCTTCATCGACGCGGTCGTGCGCGAGGTTGCCGGCAGCCGCATCGGCGTCGGCGCGCAGGAGTGCCGCGCCGAGGCCAAGGGCGCGTTCACCGGCGACGTGTCGGTGCCGATGATCGCGAGCTGCGGCGCGACTTACGGCCTCGTCGGGCATTCGGAGCGTCGGCAGTTCCACGCCGAGACGAACGCCGGCTGCAACGCGAAGGTGAAGGCGCTGCTCGCGGCGGGGCTCACGCCGATCTACTGCGTGGGCGAGCCGCTGGAGGTGCGCGAAGCGGGCGGCACGCTGGCCCTGGTCGAGACGCAGGTGCGCGAAGGCCTCGCGGACCTTACGCCGGAGGATGGCGCAAAAATCGTCGTGGCTTACGAACCGGTATGGGCGATCGGCACCGGCAAGGTCGCCACGCCCGAACAGGCGCAGGAGGTCCACGCGCACATCCGGGGGATCCTCGCGGACCTCTTCGGCGCGTCCGTCGCGGACGGCATTCGCATCCAGTACGGCGGATCGGTCACGGCGGAAAACGTGGACGAGCTCATGGGGTGCGCGGATATCGACGGCGCACTCGTGGGCGGCGCCTCGCTCAAGGCGGACACCTTCGCGCGCATTGTGAATCACCGCTAAGCGGCGATCATTCGCGGTTCAGGTAGGTCGCCAGCGCGTACGCAGCCTTGTACGTCGAGAGCATGTCGTAACGCGCATACCAATACGCGGGCAGATTCGTCCCGAGGAATTCCTCGTCGTACCAGGAGCCGTCAGCCAACTGCTCGTCGAGGAGGAACGCGACCGCTCGATCGATGTCGGGGTCGTCCCCAGGCGTCGCGGCCATGAGCCCGATCACCGCGTACGCCGTCTGGAAGATCGTGCTCGGTCCTTCGCCCGCCAGCGCCGGGTCGACGTAAGACTCAGGTGTTTCGCCGAAACCGCCGTCGGCGTTCTGCTTGGTCCGCAGCCAGTGCGTTCCGCGCGTGATCGCTTCGTCGTCCATTGGCACGCCGGCCGCGACGAGCGCCTGCAACACCTGCCCGGTCGCGTAAACGTAGTTCGTGCCCCATCGCCCCCACCACGAGCCGCTCGGTTCCTGCTTCGCTCGCAAAAACTCGATTCCCCGTGCGAGCGCCTCGCCGCTGTCCGCGAAATCGACCGCGTCGAGACTCGCGAGGGCGAGCACGGTGCGCGCGGTGAGATCGGCCCAGCTCAGATCCTCGGGCACCCAGATTTCGTCCGCGAGAAACGCGAAGATCGCGGCGGGGTCGAGCGCGTTTTTGTCCCACGCGGCCCAGCCTCCATCGTCGTTTTGCATCGACAGCGCCCACGCGAGGCCCTTCGTCATCGACTCGCTGATGTCATCACGCGAGGCGTCATCGAGCAGCGCGAACGCGTCGAGCACCATCACGGTGCAATCCACGTCGGGGTAGTACTGGTTGAAGTGCTCGAAGCTCCAGCCGCCGGGCTCGCCCTCGGGGTTGTTGTGGACCCAATCGCCGACTACCGTCGTTTGTTTCGATACGAGCCAGTCCACCGCGCGGACGATGGCCGAATCGCCGGGCGGCACGCCCGACGCCAGCAGCACGTGGAGCACGTACGCGGTGTCCATGACCGGCGGTTGGCTAAACTGTTGATTGATCGTGTCCTCGTCCTCGGTCTGGAACGACTCCACGCCCTCCAGGCCGCGGTCGATCGCCTCGTCGTACGCGGCGTCGCCGGTGGAGGCGAGGGCGATCATCGAATACATCGTGTTGATGAACACACCCGCCCAGTTGCCGTCCTCCTCCTGGCGTTCGAGGATCCAGTCGATCGCCACGCCTTCGCAGCAGCCCGCCGGCGGCGGGTCGTTTGGTTCGCCGTCGAACGGGTCATTCACGAAGATCTCCGCGATTTCGCGCCCGGGCGGCGGGATCACCGCATGACCGCTTTCGTAGATCACGAGAAACGGAATCAGCACCGAGTGGTAGTAGCCCACGCGGTACAGCCACTCCTCGACGAGCATGAAGTTCGTGTTGAACGGAATCATCCGATTCCACGGCACCTGGCCGAAGAGCGCGAGGCGCGTCTGCACGAGTCGGTTCGCCGTTTCGGCCCCGCCGCCCGCAAGAATGAACGCGCGTGCCGCACTCATCGCCGGGTCGTCGGTACCGAGCCCCGCGAGCTTGAGCGCGAGATAGTCGAGCACGGTGATGTAATCCACGCTCGGCCCGCCCGGATAGGCGCTCCAGCCGCCGTCGGCGTTCTGGTGGTCGAGGATGTAGCGCACCGCCTTAGCCTGGCGCGCCTCGTTCACGCGGCCGACGTAGTGCATCAGCAGGATGTAGTCCGCGGTGAATGACGTGTCGGTCTCGAAGCTGCCTTCCCAATAGCCGTCATCGGCCTGCGCTTTGAGCAGAAACTCCACCGCGCGATCCAGCGCCGCCCGGGCGTCGGTCTTCAGATCCGCGTCGTCATCGACCGCATCGTCATCCCCGAGATCGTCATCCGATCCGTCGCCATCGGGGTTGTCGTCCGATGAGGTGTCGCCGCCGCCGCACCCGGTCGCGAACAGACCAAACGTCAAAAGACTCAGCACCGCCCACCAGCGATTCCGCACGGGCATGGTCGTCTCTCCGCGAATTCGAATGGACGAATGTTAGCAGGAATCGGCGCGCGGACGAAGACGAAGGAAACCCTGGCGGTCAGTGCGTGAAGCGGAAGGGAACCTGCTTCGTGACGGCAGGCCCGTCGAAGGCCGGGAATTGCAGGCGCATGACGCGGCGTTCGAGGCAGTCTTCGGCGGTCGGCGAATTGAGCGTCGATTTGGAGATGCTCGCCTTGGAGACAATCCCGTTTGGTTCGACGGTAAACATCATGATCGCCTCGCCGGACATCTGCGGGTTCTCCTCGAGGCCCTTCATAAAACAGAAACGGATCGGCACGACCTTGTCGGCGAGAACGGCCTGAATGTCCTGATTGGTCAGCGAACTTTTCCCCGTCGGACCCGTGGCGACCGGCGGGAGCGGCGCGACGGACGCGACCTGCGTGCCCGTGGCCGGGGGCGGAACAGCGACGGGCTTCGGTGTCGGTGCGGGTGTGGGCGGCGGAGTCGGCAGCGGCGTCGGTGCGGGCGTCGGCACGGGAACGGGAAGCGGCGCGGCGATGGCCGCCGGTTTGGGCGCGGGCGGCTCCGGCGTCGCGATCGGCGCGGGCGTGGGCTTCGGTTCCTCGCGTTTCGGCTCCGGCGTCGCTGCGGGGATCGGCGCGACAGCCACGACGGTTGGCGGTGCCGGAGCGGGCGGTTCGGGTTTGGGCGTCGAAACCGGTATAGGCGCGGCGACGACCACCGGCACGGGAGCCGGCGCGGCGGGTTTCGGCGGGGACTTCGCCTCTTCGACCGTGCCCACGGTGGACGCGGGCGGGACAATGGCGGGCATCACGACCGGCGGCGCGTCCGCGACCGCAACAGGCGCGGCGGTCGGCTTGGGCGAGGGCGGCGGCGCGAGAAGCTCTTCCGCGACCTCCGGACTGGACAAAACCTCCTCGGCCATTTTCTGCAGGTCCTCGGAGCCCGCCGTGCTCAGGTTCTCCGGCTCTTTGAAGGCGTAAGCCGCGAGAGTTTCCTGCGGGTCGTACGCCTTGCTGATCTGCGCCTCCAGCGAGCGGGAGAGCCCGCGCGCCTTGATCGCCCAGGAAGTGCGTGGATAGCGCTGAAAGAGCGTGATGAGCGTCTCGAGCGCGCCCGCCTGATCGCCCTGTTTCACCAGCGCGAACGCCTGATCGTACATCTGACGCGCGGTCATGACCTGCGTCGCCGCCGGATCGTACCCCGACGCCCACGCGACGGCCAGCGTCGCGAGCAAAGCCGCGATGACGACGAACGAAACGCGCCGTATTCCACGCACTTTCAACAAGGGACGCACTACCCCGAAAATCGAATTACGTTAGTCCTGAAACGGTCCGTTAATCAAGAGTCTCCGAGACACTGACACTCCCCGGGAGGCCGCCAAATCCGGGAGGATTCCGAATCTCGCGGGCCAAAAGTGTCAATTTTCCGGGGGGATCAACCCGGCTTGACGGCGCGTGCGGTCGGGGTCAGATTGCGCGGCCTTTAGGAAATGGGAACGAAAAGATGAATGCACCCGTCCCGCGCACCGCACGCAATATTCGCAACATCGCGATCATCGCCCATGTCGATCACGGAAAGACGACGCTGGTCGACAAATTGCTCGCCCAGACCGGGAGTTTCGAGCGAAACGAGGGGAATATCGAGCAAGCCATGGACAGCGGCGAGCTCGAACGCGAACGCGGGATCACGATTCTCTCCAAGTGCACGTCGGTCGAATTCGGCGATTTTCACATCAACATCGTGGATACGCCCGGGCACGCCGATTTCGGCGGCGAGGTCGAGCGCGTGATGCGCATGGTCGATTCGGTCCTGCTTCTCGTCGATGCGTTCGAGGGGCCGATGCCGCAAACGCGATTCGTCACCAAAAAAGCCCTCGCGCGCGGGCTTCATCCGATCGTGGTCATCAACAAAATCGACCGTCCCGGGTGCGATCCGCCCGCCGCGGTGGACGCCGTGCTCGATCTTTTCATTTCGCTGGGTGCGACGGACGACCAATGCGATTTCCCCGTCATCTACGCCTCGGCGAAACAGGGTTACGCCGTCCGCGCCCTCGGCGACGATCCGCGCGACCTGACGCCGCTGCTGGAACGGATCTGCGAGCATGTGCCGCCGCCGAACGTCGATCCCACCGCCGCGCCGGCTCTTCAGGTGACGACGTTCGATCACGACGAGTATGTCGGTAGCATGGCGATCGGCCGCGTCGAGTCCGGCG includes the following:
- a CDS encoding PDGLE domain-containing protein yields the protein MGDAMTRTIGFALAGLVVAAAVAVVASPFASSAPDGLERVAEDFAFADHAANSAPATAMLPDYAVPGVASPRWSTALAGLAGTFATFGIGIVVSRTLANRKRGS
- a CDS encoding energy-coupling factor ABC transporter permease, with the translated sequence MHIPDGFLSAPVTVATAVTGIAAVSIAFQKVRGELGPAHVPLVGTTAAFVFAAQMINIPVAAGTSGHFLGATLATVLLGPSAAIVVMTLVVAIQALLFADGGVLALGANILNMAVVPPLVTVAILRIAGTSGFGRSVPLPALSAFAGWVSVFIASGLCATQVALSGRAPWGLVMPAMLGWHVLIGLIEAAITASVISTVAAIRPDLIPDSRPGAVDAWVTP
- the gap gene encoding type I glyceraldehyde-3-phosphate dehydrogenase, with product MAVRVAINGFGRIGRAVLRRAMATGKIEVVAVNDLTDTKTLAHLFKYDSVMGTYAGSVAAADGHFVIDGKKVEVLSEKDPAALDWASRGVQVVIESTGLFLSPAKAYQHIKGGAKKVILSAPSKKSTPEELAKFGYDKEDVDATFVLGVNDDLYDPAKHHIVSNASCTTNCLAPVAKVLHDNFKILSGLMTTIHAYTNDQRLLDLPHKDLRRARAAAVSMIPTTTGAARAVGLVIPDLKGKLDGGAIRVPTPNVSLVDLTATLDKATTADEVKAVMKAAAESDRMKGILRYVDEELVSIDFQGDSHSSAFDAPLTKMIGDKCVKIMSWYDNEWGYSCRVVDLAEKMGNSL
- a CDS encoding phosphoglycerate kinase, yielding MTVQYIDDLEFAGKRVFLRADLNVPLDEHQNITDDTRIQAVLPTLTYLLRHGARVVVASHLGRPKDGQKDPKYSLMPVSARLAQLLDKDVIQAPEVISDGVRFQAQQLKEGEVMVLENVRFHPGEKKNDPELAKSWAEFTDAYVNDAFGSSHRAHASIDALARIVPIKCAGFLMRKELQSFKLALDKPARPVIAILGGAKVSDKVGVIQNLFDKVDAIVIGGAMAYTFLKQLGENVGKSLVEEGKLTLAGEILKSAKSKGVAIHLPTDHVAATKIEAGAAHRVVGAGGFAEDEMGLDIGPATREAFAKVIAEAKTVIWNGPMGVFEIEEFSHGTFAVAAAVAKADGLSVVGGGDSVSAIHKSGVADKISHISTGGGASLELLEGRVLPGIAALES
- a CDS encoding AgmX/PglI C-terminal domain-containing protein, with amino-acid sequence MLKVRGIRRVSFVVIAALLATLAVAWASGYDPAATQVMTARQMYDQAFALVKQGDQAGALETLITLFQRYPRTSWAIKARGLSRSLEAQISKAYDPQETLAAYAFKEPENLSTAGSEDLQKMAEEVLSSPEVAEELLAPPPSPKPTAAPVAVADAPPVVMPAIVPPASTVGTVEEAKSPPKPAAPAPVPVVVAAPIPVSTPKPEPPAPAPPTVVAVAPIPAATPEPKREEPKPTPAPIATPEPPAPKPAAIAAPLPVPVPTPAPTPLPTPPPTPAPTPKPVAVPPPATGTQVASVAPLPPVATGPTGKSSLTNQDIQAVLADKVVPIRFCFMKGLEENPQMSGEAIMMFTVEPNGIVSKASISKSTLNSPTAEDCLERRVMRLQFPAFDGPAVTKQVPFRFTH